A single window of Scyliorhinus torazame isolate Kashiwa2021f chromosome 29, sScyTor2.1, whole genome shotgun sequence DNA harbors:
- the LOC140403967 gene encoding transcription factor PU.1-like isoform X1 → MKHRTDASCGKIQMSGLCASRAHYPEAVTYETEPYSKHPAAFCSYYVADPEQPADHYWTGSDHHILGYDHFDGGQFTQLQNVPVSHLQSLYPQFPLEVVSTPDPSLPNHGTCPLEEDYNQVFPMMYPSYQTSNDMSSPSISGDDDYNLGSPVLEVSDSEFDENIPPRESSTHDGGARKKVRLYQFLLELLKSGEMRDCVWWLDREKGTFQFSSKHKELLAHRWGMQKGNRKKMTYQKMARALRNYGKTGEIRKIKKKLTYQFDGMLLGLKKPECKTSFLP, encoded by the exons atgaaacatcgtaCTGACGCTTCTTGTGGGAAAATTCAAATGAGCGGGCTCTGTGCCAGCCGGGCGCAC TACCCTGAGGCAGTGACATACGAAACAGAGCCGTACAGCAAACACCCGGCAGCTTTCTGCTCCTATTATGTAGCTGATCCAGAGCAGCCTGCAG ATCATTACTGGACGGGCTCCGACCATCACATCCTGGGTTACGACCACTTTGACGGCGGGCAGTTCACCCAGCTTCAGAATGTGCCGGTCTCCCACCTACAGAGCTTGTACCCACAATTCCCACTGGAGGTCGTGAGCACCCCCGACCCGTCACTGCCAAACCACGGCACCTGCCCACTGGAGGAGGATTACAACCAG GTTTTCCCGATGATGTACCCTTCTTACCAGACGTCCAACGACATGTCGAGCCCATCGATATCCGGGGACGATGATTATAACCTTGGCAGTCCCGTGCTGGAGGTCTCCGACAGCGAGTTTGACGAGAACATTCCCCCTAGAGAATCGTCGACACATGATGGAG GTGCCCGGAAGAAGGTGCGTCTCTACCAGTTCCTGCTGGAGCTGCTGAAGAGCGGGGAAATGAGGGATTGCGTCTGGTGGCTGGACCGTGAGAAGGGGACCTTCCAGTTCTCCTCCAAGCACAAGGAGCTGCTGGCCCATCGCTGGGGCATGCAGAAGGGCAACCGTAAGAAAATGACCTACCAGAAGATGGCCCGGGCACTGAGAAACTACGGCAAGACAGGCGAGATCCGCAAAATCAAAAAAAAACTAACCTACCAATTTGACGGCATGCTACTGGGCCTGAAAAAGCCAGAGTGCAAAACCAGCTTTTTGCCGTAA
- the LOC140403967 gene encoding transcription factor PU.1-like isoform X2 — MHTLEAPHIETSQVSLYPEAVTYETEPYSKHPAAFCSYYVADPEQPADHYWTGSDHHILGYDHFDGGQFTQLQNVPVSHLQSLYPQFPLEVVSTPDPSLPNHGTCPLEEDYNQVFPMMYPSYQTSNDMSSPSISGDDDYNLGSPVLEVSDSEFDENIPPRESSTHDGGARKKVRLYQFLLELLKSGEMRDCVWWLDREKGTFQFSSKHKELLAHRWGMQKGNRKKMTYQKMARALRNYGKTGEIRKIKKKLTYQFDGMLLGLKKPECKTSFLP, encoded by the exons CATCGAGACGTCACAGGTTTCTCTA TACCCTGAGGCAGTGACATACGAAACAGAGCCGTACAGCAAACACCCGGCAGCTTTCTGCTCCTATTATGTAGCTGATCCAGAGCAGCCTGCAG ATCATTACTGGACGGGCTCCGACCATCACATCCTGGGTTACGACCACTTTGACGGCGGGCAGTTCACCCAGCTTCAGAATGTGCCGGTCTCCCACCTACAGAGCTTGTACCCACAATTCCCACTGGAGGTCGTGAGCACCCCCGACCCGTCACTGCCAAACCACGGCACCTGCCCACTGGAGGAGGATTACAACCAG GTTTTCCCGATGATGTACCCTTCTTACCAGACGTCCAACGACATGTCGAGCCCATCGATATCCGGGGACGATGATTATAACCTTGGCAGTCCCGTGCTGGAGGTCTCCGACAGCGAGTTTGACGAGAACATTCCCCCTAGAGAATCGTCGACACATGATGGAG GTGCCCGGAAGAAGGTGCGTCTCTACCAGTTCCTGCTGGAGCTGCTGAAGAGCGGGGAAATGAGGGATTGCGTCTGGTGGCTGGACCGTGAGAAGGGGACCTTCCAGTTCTCCTCCAAGCACAAGGAGCTGCTGGCCCATCGCTGGGGCATGCAGAAGGGCAACCGTAAGAAAATGACCTACCAGAAGATGGCCCGGGCACTGAGAAACTACGGCAAGACAGGCGAGATCCGCAAAATCAAAAAAAAACTAACCTACCAATTTGACGGCATGCTACTGGGCCTGAAAAAGCCAGAGTGCAAAACCAGCTTTTTGCCGTAA